In the genome of Nonomuraea sp. NBC_00507, the window GTCGGCGTCGGCGAGGATGCGGCGCGCAAGCGGCAGCAGCGCCTCCCCGGCCGGGGTCAGCGTGACGTTGCCGCGCGCCCGGGAGAACAGGGCCGCCCCGAGGTCGCTCTCCAGCGCCTTGATCTGCTTGCTGAGCGACGGCTGCGCGACCCGCATGCGCTCGGCGGCCTGGGTGAAGTGCCTGGTCTCGGCCACGGCCACGAAGGAGGCCAGTTGCTGCAGCTGCATGTGATTTTCCTCGCATCGGCCCGCCTGATCGTCCGGAAAAGGCCGCACATACCAGCATCATAGCTTCTGGCTATGGAAACCAGGCCCATGATGACTTGGACGGATCATCGCTGCGTACTTAGCGTCTGAAGACGTGACTGCGACGATTGAGCGCGGTGCCGCGACCGCGCCGGTTCCCGCTCCCAAGAGCACTACAACGCGTAAGAAGGCCGGCGGGTTCCTCGGCTCGTCGAACGGCAAGAAAGCCGTGATGGCCGTCACGGGTGCCGTGATGGTGCTCTTCCTCCTCCTCCACATGCTCGGGAACCTCAAGATCTTTCTGGGCAAGGACTCCTTCAACGACTACGCGCACGCGCTGCGCACGCTGCTGGAGCCGCTGCTGCCGTACCGGACGCTGCTGACGATCCTGGAGGTCGTCCTCGTCGCGTCGGTCGTCCTGCACATGTGGGCCGCGATCTCCCTCTCCCGGCGGGCCGGCAAGGCCAGGCCGGTCAAGTACGTCGCCAAGAAGCCGCAGGCGAACGGCTACGCCACGCACATCATGCGGTGGGGCGGACTGACGATCGCGCTCTTCGTCGTCTGGCACCTGCTCGACCTGACCTTCGGCGTCGTCAACCCCAAGGGCTTCGACTCCGCCCCGGCCGACCGGATGGTCGCCGGCTTCGAGCCGTCCCGCTGGTGGGTGACGCTGATCTACTTCGTGGCCGTCGTCATGGTGGGCCTGCACCTGCGGCACGGCATCTGGAGCGCCGTGCAGACGCTCGGCTGGGCCAACCGCAACCGCTACCGGGTTCTGAAGGCTTCGGCCGCCCTGGTCTCCGCGGTGCTGGTGATCGGCTTCCTGGCGCCGCCTCTCGCGATCACGTTCGGAGTTGTGAAGTGAAGTACACCGAAGGTTCGGAGATCCACGACACCAAGGCTCCTGCCGGACCCATCGAGGAGCGATGGGAGAAGCGGAAGTTCTCCGCGAAGCTGGTCAACCCGGCCAACAAGCGCAAGCTCACCGTGATCGTGGTCGGCACCGGCCTCGCGGGCGGCTCGGCCGCGGCGACGCTGGGCGAACTGGGCTACAACGTCAAGTCGTTCTGCTACCAGGACACTCCGCGCCGCGCCCACTCCATCGCCGCGCAGGGCGGCATCAACGCCGCCAAGAACTACCGCGGCGACGGTGACAGCATCTACCGGCTCTTCTACGACACCGTGAAGGGCGGCGACTTCCGCGCCCGCGAGTCGAACGTCTACCGCCTGGCCCAGGTGTCGGTGAACATCATCGACCAGGCGGTCGCGCAGGGCGTGCCGTTCGCCCGCGAGTACGGCGGCCTGCTCGACACCCGCTCCTTCGGCGGCGCCCAGGTCTCCCGTACGTTCTACGCCCGCGGCCAGACGGGCCAGCAGCTGCTGCTGGGCGCCTACCAGGCGCTGGAGCGGCAGATCGCGGCCGGGACCGTGACCATGCACACGCGGCACGAGATGCTCGACGTGATCGTCGCCGACGGCCGGGCACGCGGGGTCATCGTGCGCGACATGGTGACCGGCGAGATCGAGCGGCACCTGGCCGACGCCGTGGTGCTCGCCACTGGCGGCTACGGCAACGTGTTCTTCCTGTCCACGAACGCCAAGGGCTGCAACACGACGGCGATCTGGCGGGCGCACGAGCGCGGGGCGTACTTCGCCAATCCCTGCTACACGCAGATCCACCCGACCTGCATCCCGGTGTCGGGCGAGTACCAGTCGAAGCTGACGCTGATGTCGGAGTCGCTGCGTAACGACGGGCGGGTGTGGGTGCCGCTGCGCAAGAACGACACCCGCGCCCCCGGGGACATCCCGGACGACGAGCGCGACTACTACCTGGAGCGGATTTATCCCGCCTTCGGGAACCTCGTCCCCCGTGACATCGCCTCCCGCGCCGCCAAGAACGTCTGCGACGAGGGCCGCGGCGTCGGCCCCGGTGGCCTGGGCGTCTATCTGGACTTCCGGGACGCCATCAACCGCCTCGGCCGCGACGCCGTCGAGAAGAAGTACGGCAACCTCTTCGAGATGTACGAGCGCATCACCGGCGAGAACCCGTACGACGTGCCGATGCGCATCTACCCGGCGGTCCACTACACCATGGGCGGCCTGTGGGTGGACTACGACCTGCAATCCACGATCCCCGGCCTGTTCGTCATCGGCGAGGCCAACTTCTCCGACCACGGCGCCAACCGCCTCGGCGCGTCCGCGCTGATGCAGGGCCTGGCCGACGGATATTTCGTCCTTCCGACCACCATCGGCGACTATCTGGCCGCCGGCCCGTTCGGCGACGTCGACGACGCGGCCATCGCCGAAGCCGAGGTCAAGGTCAGGAACAAGATCGACCGGCTGCTGTCCGTGAACGGCACCCGCACCCCCGACTCCTTCCACCGCGAGCTGGGCAAGCTCATGTGGGACTACTGCGGCATGGAGCGCACCGAGGAGTCGCTGCGCAAGGCCCTGGAGCGCATCCCTGAGCTGCGCGAGGAGTTCTGGCAGAACGTCAAGGTCACCGGCACCGCCGAGGAGCTGAACCAGGTGCTGGAGCGCGCCGGCCGCGTCGCCGACTTCTTCGACCTGGCCGAGCTCATGTGCCTGGACGCGTTGATCCGCACGGAGTCCTGCGGCGGCCACTTCCGCGCCGAGTCCCAGGACGCCGACGGCGAGGCCCTGCGTGACGACGAGCACTTCGCGCACGTCTCCGCCTGGGAGTTCTCCCCTTCCGGTGAGCCGGTGCTGCACAAGGAACCGCTCGAGTACGAGTACGTCAAGATGACCCAGCGGAGTTACAAGTGAACCTGACCCTGCGCGTTTGGCGTCAGAGCGGCCCTTCCGACGACGGCCGGATGGTGACGTACAAGGTGGAGGACGTGTCCCCGGACATGTCCTTCCTGGAGATGCTCGACGTCCTCAACGAGCGCCTCATCCTCGAGGGCGACGACCCGATCGCCTTCGACCACGACTGCCGCGAGGGCATCTGCGGCATGTGCGGCATGGTCATCAACGGCGTCGCCCACGGTGAGCAGCGCGCCACGACGACCTGCCAGCTCCACATGCGCCACTTCGAGGACGGCGCCACGATCACCATCGAGCCGTGGCGGGCGGCCCCGTTCCCGGTCGTCAAGGACCTGGTCGTGGACCGCAGCGCCTTCGACCGCATCATCCAGGCCGGCGGCTTCGTCTCGGTCCCCGCCGGCTCGGCCCCGGACGCGCACAGCGTCCCGGTGCGCAAGGAAGACGCCGACGCCGCCTTCGACGCGGCCACCTGCATCGGCTGCGGCGCCTGCGTGGCGGCCTGCCCGAACGGCTCGGCCTCCCTGTTCACCGCCGCCAAGATCACCCACCTGAGCCTGCTCCCGCAGGGCCAGCCGGAGCGCCTGTCGCGCGCCAAGGCGATGGTGGACCAGATGGACGCGGAGGGCTTCGGCGGCTGCACGAACACGGGCGAATGCACGGCCGTGTGCCCGAAGGGCATTCCGCTGGAGACGATCGCGCGTATGAACAGCGACTACCTGAAGGCGAACGCCAAGTAGGAGGCCGCCACCGGCCCGGGAGATCAGCCCGGGCCGGGCAGCCGGTTCAATGAGCGCCCACCAGGGTCTTGAGCGCAATGATGGCCAGTCCCAGCACGAGGTTGGCGGCCCCGGAAAGAACCATGGCTCGCGCGGAGTAGCGGGCCGTGGCGGCGGATGCGACCGCCCAGGCGACCTGGCTCGCCACCGCGACGACCAACGCCACCCAGGTGGCTCCCCTGTCGGACAGGCCCAGCGCCGAGGCGAAGGCGGCCCCTATGGCAGGCGGGAACGAGGCCTGGGCCACCGGCCAGTCCTGACGAGCGACTACGCGCAGGCGCCGCCAGGTCAGGGCGTAGGTTCCGTGGGACACCACCAAGGCGTAAACGTGGGTCAGCCAGAACACCACACCGGTGCAGATCAACACCACCACGAGGTCGCCCGCTGAGAGCGGCGTGCCGTCCACCGCGCTGCCGGCCACGACCGAAGCCGCCAGCAGCGAGCCGTACACAGCCCCCGCGAACTCGACCCGTTCCGGTCTTCCCTTGGTATCACGCACGTCCACATCGGGAGCCTTCCCGGCTCGAGGGGTTGGCGTGCGGGATGATGCCTAGTCTTGGGCTGTTCGGGGATCAGGAACACTCCCGCATGATGCGTGCCAGCTCATCAGGCGTCATGGGCGGCTCCGGCAGCGGATGAGCCGCCGAAGCACGGAACCCGTCCAGTATCAAAGCCAAATGCCGTCGCCACGCCTGCGGCCGCACCGCCCCCGTGGCCTCCACCGTGCGGGCGATCCCCCAGGTCACGAACGCCATGTCCTCCAGCGTGCAGTCCTCCCGCAGCACGCCGGCCTCTCGCGCTCGCCGCACGATCCGCTGCATCAGCTCGTAGCCCCGCGCATGGTTCTCTGAAGGGGGCGCGACCTGCGGGACCCGGCGCGAGACGAGGTCGTTGTAGCCGCGATCGGCGGCCTGCAGCTCGCACACCCGCTCCAGGAAGTGCACCAGTCCGGCCCATGGATCCGCCATCGACAGAGCGTGCTCGGCGATCCGCGCGACTGTGGCCGTCCGGTCGGCGAAGACGGCGTCGATGAGGTCGTTGCGGCTCGGGAAGTGGTTGTAGAGGGTTCCGTTGCTCACCCCGGCCGTGCGGGCGATCTCGTCCAGGGCCACGTCCAGGCCCCGTGTGGCGAACAGGTCGCGGGCGGCCGCCACCAGCAGGTCCCGGTTTCGCTGTGCGTCCCTGCGCAGGGGCTTGGCGTGCGTCGGCATGCTGCCATCGTACCGAACTTGAGAACAGTCCCAACTTATGGCTAGGCTCCAAGCGGGAGAAAGTTGGGACTGTCCCCAACTTTGCTGGATCGATTAAGGAAGGATTTGCCATGCCTAAAACGCTGGCCATCTTCGGCGCCGGTCCCGTCCTGGGCCTGTCCGTCGCCCGCCGCTTCGGGCGCGAGGGCTTCCGCGTCGCGCTCGTCGCCCGTACCAGGAAGAACCTCGACCACCTCGTCGCCGAGCTCGCCCGCGACGGCATCGAGGCGGCCGGCTTCATCGCCGACGTCTACGACCGCGGCCAGATCGCGAACGCCGTGACGGCGATCAAGGAGCGGTACGGGCGGATCGACGTCGCGGAGTTCAGTCCCGGCGGCGGGGATCTAGGGGACGGGATCGTGTCGACTCTCGACGTCGACGTCGACAACACGCAGCTCATCCTGGACCGCTTCCTGCTCTCCGCGGTCGCCCTGGTGCGCCAGACCCTCCCCGACATGGTCGAGCACGGCGACGGCGCCATCCTCTTCACGGCCGGACAGTCCGGCATCCACCCGGTCCCGTTCCTCGGAAACGCGGGCATGGCTCAGGCCGCGCTGCGCAACTACTTCCATACGCTCAACGCCGTCCTTGCCGGCAAGGGCGTCTATGTCGGGGCGGTCAACGTCGGCGCGCTGATCGAGGGGAGCGTGCCGCACCAGGCCATCGCGTCGTCCCAGGAGCCGCTCGGGTTCGAGCCGGAGGTCATCCATCCGGACGTTTTCGCCGAGGCCTTCTGGGACCTGCACTCCCAGCGCGATCGGGTGGAAGCTCTGGTGGGGAGCTTCGGCCGATAGTGAGGACGGAGAGGCGGCATGGCTCCGCTACACCAAGGTGAACATCTGGGAGGACCCTGGAGCGGCGGCCCTAGTGCGCTCGGTCGCCGACGGGAACGAGACCGTGCCGACCGTGACGGGTGGCGGGCAGAGCCATGGTCAATCCGTCGAAGCGGCAGGTGATGGAGGCGGTGGCGAAGTACCGAAGCCGACGTAGCGAGTGTTGCGCAAGCCGGAGGGTCTGTTCCGCCGCGACGCGGAGTTGAGGAACGGGCCGACTTTGATCGTGGAGTTCCCACTGCTCCGCCGGTCTCTGCACGCTTACCGATGCCCGGTCGGACAAGCAACCCAAACTGCTGCTGTTCCCACTCAGGGATTCGGCGACGACTTCGGCGAGGTGGCGCGTGGGCGCGGACGCGGAGCCCGTCCATCTGGGCAGGGCTGGCTCTCAGTCGGATCCCGCTTGACGGCTTGAGATGCACCGCGATGTTGGCTGATTAGTATGTTTCCTTGCATACTAATTAAGTGACGTCAATGGCGAAGCCTCCGCGAGTGCTGTCTCGTGATGCCGAGTGGGCGGCCCTGGCGCAGTTTGTACGGCATCCGGATCCCCGTCTCCGGCTGGGCGTCGTGTCGGGGCGGCGCCGGGTCGGGAAAAGTTTTCTGCTTCGTGCGCTTGCCGAGGCCACCGACGGCCTCTACGTCTCGGCTGTGGCGGAGGAGAGCGTTGTCGCGGCGCGGCGCCGATTGGCCGCGGAGATAGCACGCTATGCGGGTATCGGCCCAGAGTTGATAGCAGATGCGAGCTGGGAAGCTCTCCTGTCCACCGCGATCGAGCTGACGGCCCGCCGCCGCGCAGGAGTGTTCGTTATTGACGAGTTGCCTTACTGGATGGCGCATTCCCCGGAACTGCCTGGTCTGCTCCAGTTGTTGTACGACCAGTCTCAGGCCGGACAGGGTGTGACGGGTGGACGAGTGATCGTCTGTGGCTCGGCCATGTCGGTGATGAACAATCTGCTTTCCGGTACGAAGGCGCTGCGTGGGCGGGCGGCGATCGATCTTTGTCTCCACCCCTTCGACCTGGCCACCACGGCAAGACACTGGGGGATCGGCGACCCGGGGGCCGCTCTGCGGGTGCATGCCATCCTCGGCGGAGCCCCGGGTTATCGCAATCTTGCCAACGTGGACCCTCCCCAGTCGACCGATGAGTTGGACGACTGGGCCCCCGCCACCGTGCTGGACCCCCGGCAGGCGCTCTTCTCCGGTAGCGAAGCGGAGTACCTGTTGCGGGAGGATCCCAAGTTCACAGGGAGTGCCTTGCACTACGCGATCATCAATGCGGTCGCGAACGGCGCCACCAGTCCGGCGAAGATCGGCGGATTGCTGGAGCAGCCGCGCTCGTCGTTGACCCGGCCCATTGAAGCTCTGGTGAGCGCGGGGTACCTGTCGTACGACACCGATCCGCTGTGGGAAAGGCGGCCAGTGATCACGGTGGCTGATCCCATCGTGCGTTTCCACAATCTGATCACTGTGCCGCAGCGCGACCTCGTGGAGACGGGGCAGTCTACGGAGGCATGGCGGCGGTCGCGACCTACATTCGTCGCTCGCGTTCTGGGACCTCACTTCGAGAGCTGTGCCAGAGCGTGGCTCCGTGGGCAGGCAGACCCGGCTCTGCGAGGACACGCCAGCGTTGTGACGGGAACCGTCGTCAACGACCGGAAGGGACAGGCCAAGAACGAGATCGACGTCGTGGCACTGGACAAGCGGGCCGGAAGGGCGGAGATCCGGCTCATCGGAGAGGCGAAGGCACCGGTGACCCGGCGGAGTGCGGCCGATCTCGACCGTCTCGACAGGCTTAAAGAGTTGCTGGCCGAGCACGGGCATGACACCGGGTCGGCGGTCCTGGCCCTGTTCTCGATGGAGGGTTTCCAGCCGGACCTGGTCAGTACGGCACGGCGCAGAGGGGATGTTCTGCTGGTCGGCTTGCCCGCCCTCGTCGATGCCGGTGATCCTGTGGTCGTTCCTGGCGCTCGATGAATGGAGAAGCGGTGTAACAACGAGGGGGTTCGGACCACTTCCTGGTGTCAGAAGAACGCATCCGGAACGAAGGGGCTGGGCGGTGGCGGATGATGCGGACCGGTTCACCGGCATGTACGACGAATGCCGACAACGTGTGTGGGCCTACGTGGTCAGTCGCGCGGGGCGGCAGGTCGCGGACGAGGTGTTGAGCGAGACGTTCGCGATCGCCTGGCGGCGGCTCGACGACGTGCCGGAGCCTGCTCTGCCGTGGTTGCTCGGCGTGGCCAGGAACATCCTGCGCGACAACGTACGGGCGGAGGCGCGCAGGGAGGCGCTGGCCGCCGAGTTGCGGGCCTGGACCGAGGGTGACGTTGCCGAGCAGGTGACCGAGCGGATCGGGGTGTTGCGGGCGCTGGCCGCCTTGCCGGAGGACGATCGGGAGATTCTCCTCCTGGTCGCCTGGCACGGGCTGTCGCCGAAGGAGGCCGCCCGGGTCGTCGGGTGCTCGTTCGCGGCGTTCCGGGTCCGGTTGCATCGGGCTCGCAAACGGCTCAAGCAGGCGATGAACGAGGCCGTGGAGTCGGCCGCGGTCCACCTGCGCGCTCGCCCCCAGACGCACCCGTCCCTGCCTCACGTCCGGAGCTACAACGAGGAGTTGTCATGAATCCCATCGACGAACTCAGGGCCGCCAGGCCTGCTCATCTCGGTGACGGCCCGGTGGACGAGCGCACCAGGGCCGCCGAGCTGTCCTACGCCATGTCCCGGCCGAGGCAGGCGCGGCGGCGGCGCAAGGTCGTGCGGCCGGTCTGGGGACTGGGGCTGGCCGGGGCGGCGGCGGCCGCTACTGCGGTGGTCGTGGTGATGGCGGGGAACGGGGCGGCGCCGACCCCGCGGGCGCCGGACGGCGGCGGCCGGATCGCCACCGCCACGGATGCCCCGGACGGCACCGGCTCGACGGCGGACCCGGATGGCAGCGGCTCGACGGCGAGTCCGGACGGGACCGCCGCGCCGCGCGTCACGTTGTCGGCGCGGGACGTGCTGCTGGCCGCCGCCGCGAAGGCCGACCGGCAGACCGAGAGCATCGGCGACTACTGGCACACCGTGTCGGTGAGCCGGACGTTGTCCACCGTGGCGAAGGGCGGCTACGACATGGAGACGGAGAGCCGGGACGAGATGTGGACGCCCAGCGCAACCGGTGGCGAGCAGTGGAGCCGTAGCCAGATGCTCGGGACGCGACCGGCCACCGAGGAGGACAGAAAGGCGTGGGAGGCGGCCGGGTCGCCGGAGAAGGTCGAGGTGGCGGTGCCGGGCAAGGGCGGTTCGCTGGTCCTGGAGACGGGGACGGCGTCGGGCAAGGTGCGCACCAGTCACAGCCCGCTGGTGGACGGGGACAAGGTGTTCTGGCTGGGCCGGAACGTGACCATGAAGGATTTGCGCGGGCTGCCGAGCGACCCGGACGACCTCAAGAAGTGGCTGCTGCACTCGTACGAGGGGCATGACACGGAGTCCTCGAGCACGCCGATGGCCTCCGACGTCTGGCTGTTCAAGGTGAGCGCGGGCCTGATCACGGACATGCCGGTGACGCCGCAGGTACGGGGTGCGGCGTTCCGCATGCTGGCTGAACTCGACACCGTCAAGGTCATCGAGAACGTCACCGACGCCCAAGGCCGCCAGGGCACCGCGGTCTCGATCGAGGAGCGCATCAAGAGCGGCGCCGTCCTGGAGAACCGGCTGATCTTCGACGAGTCGACGGGCCGGGCCCTCGCCAACGAGAACGTCGTGGTGAAGCCCGGTGGGTTGCAGGCGGAGTTCGAGCCCGGGGAGGTGTTCAGCTCCACTGCGGTGCTGGAGGCCGGCTGGACCGACGACAAGCCGTGACGGCAGGGCCCAGCCGGCCGACTCGTGGCTGATTGGTTCGAGAAACGGTCCAATTTAGGGCTATTGGCTCTGGGAAGGGGCCGACGGCGGACGGTTCGATGGAGTCCTGGACTTTCGAGGAGGAACGTCATGAAGATCGAATCGCCTGCCGCGGTGTCGATTCCGCAGGTCATCCGTACGCTCCCGGGCCCCTTCCAGCAGCGGGAGCTGGCCCGCGCGAACGACGCCGTGGTGCGGGTGGCCCAGCTGCACGGCGAGTTCCCCTGGCACGATCACGACGAGGACGAGCTGTTCCTGTGCTGGGACGGCACGTTCAGGATCGAGATCGAGGGTCGCGACCCGGTCACCATGGTGGCGGGCGACGTCTTCGTCGTGCCCAAGGGACTGCGGCACCGGCCGGTCGCGGACGAGCCCGCGCACGTGCTGCTGGTGGAGCCGGCCGAGACCCGGCAATACGGCAGCTGACCTGCCGCCGGCGGCGCTACATGTGGTGGGCGGTTATCGTGCGGGGCACTTGGTTCTCAGTGCCCGGCTCCACGACCACGAACTGCCCCATCATGCCGGAGTCCTCGTGCCGCAGGATGTGGCAGTGGTACATGTACGGCGTCGCCGGATCGGTGAACCGGCCGAACTGGACGGCGAGCCGTACCGTGCTCTTCGGCGGCACGTAGACGGTGTCCTTGTGGCCGCTCGCGTACGCGGGAGGTTTCTCCCCGTCCACGGCGAGCACCTGAAATGCCACCTCGTGGATGTGGAAGTTGTGGGCGTAGACCGTGTTCTCGATCTCCCAGATTTCCGTGGCGCCGGCGGGGACCACCTCGTCGATTCGCGACAGGTCCATTTCCTTGCCGTTGATGGCGTCGTGGCCGTTGAGCCGGAACCGGCGGACCTTGGCGTTCCGGGGGACCACGATCGGAGTGGGGGTGGCCAGGCGGGCCGGCAGGCGAGGGGAGGCGGCGAGCCGCGGCGCCGCGACGATCTTCAGAAGGTCGAAGTCTCCCTCGTCGATGTCGTCGGACCCCGAGACCGTGCGCAGGAATACCTGCTCGCCGGCGACGAAGGTCACGACGACCTCCACGCGCTCGCCCGGGGTGAGGGAGACCTGGTCGACCTGGACCGGCGCCGGCAGCAGGCCGGCGTCGTTGCCGACGACGTGGAACGCGCGGCCGTCGGCGAACGTGAGGTGGTACATCCGGGCGTTAGATCCGTTGAGGACCCGAAAGCGCACCCGCTCGGTGCGGACGTTGACGAAAGGGGCGTACGTGCCGTTGACCAGGATGTGGTCGCCCAGGATGCCGAAAGTGCCTTTCAACGGGTCACCCGTCGGTGAGCCGTCCTCGGCGAGGCTCTTGTCCTGAAGGATGAGGGGGACGTCGTCGATCCCGTACGTGGCGGGGAGCGCGGCTGTGGTCCGGTCGTCGATGATGAACATGCCGGCGAGGCCGCGGTAGACCTGCGTGGCGGTCTTGCCATGTGGGTGCGGGTGATACCAGGACGTGGCGGCTGGCTGGTCGATGGTCCAGTGCGGACTCCACGTAGCGCCCGGTTCGATCATCTGGTGCGGCCCGCCGTCCATCTTCGCGGGCAGCCGCATTCCGTGCCAGTGCACGGTGCTCGCCTCGTCCAGCCGGTTGGTGACCGCCATCTGGACCCTGTCGCCGCGTGCCGCCCGGATCGTCGGCCCTAGGTGCGGGCCGTTGAACCCCCAGGTCTCGACCGGCTTTCCGGCCAGGATCTCGCTGCGGCCCCGCTGCATCGTCAGTGCGTATCTCCGCGTCCCGTCCTTGTCCACCTCGGGCTCGAGCAGCGGGGGCACGCGCAGCTCGGTGCGGAAGGCGGCCGGATCGCGCGGAGCACGGGCGCCTGCGGCGCCGGAGCCGCAGGCGGAGGCGAGGCCGGAGAGCGCGGCGGCCGCTAGGAACTGTCGACGATTCATGGTCCCCGGTTGATCTTTCGTGTCAGTGTGGCGGATCCACTGTGAGGTACCGGGCGCTCCCCGGCACAGTCGCCGGATTCACCTCGTAGGTGTGAGATCCTCATGATCGACTGGTGCACGGGCGAGGAGCTCGAAGCGGTCACCGATCCGGGTGGTGGTGAGCTCGCCGCCGATCGCCGCCAGGCGGGCACGCAGGCTTCGCAGCCCCGTGCCGGGCTCGTCGGAGTCGGGGGCGGCTCCGTCGTTGGCCACCCGCAGCCGTACGCGGCCGTCCTCGACGACGATCTCGATCAGGCACTCGCCCGGCGTGCTGTGCCTCAGCACGTTGGTGACCGCCTCGCGCAGCACCACCGCGAGCACGGGCTCGACCGGCCAGGGCACGGGAGCGACATCGATCCGCACGCCCGCTCCCGCCGACTCCAGCACCACTCTGGCGGAGTCGACCTCGTTGGCCAGCGACAGGCGCCGGTCCGGTGTGCTCAGCCGGGCGGTGTCGGCGAGCGCGGCCCGCGCCGCCTGCGTCACCCGCTCGAGTTGCCCCATCGCCCGGCTCGGGTCCGCCTCCAGCAGCCGCAGCGTGAGCTCCCCGTGCAGGACAATCGTGGTGAGCCCGCGGCCG includes:
- a CDS encoding multicopper oxidase family protein, coding for MNRRQFLAAAALSGLASACGSGAAGARAPRDPAAFRTELRVPPLLEPEVDKDGTRRYALTMQRGRSEILAGKPVETWGFNGPHLGPTIRAARGDRVQMAVTNRLDEASTVHWHGMRLPAKMDGGPHQMIEPGATWSPHWTIDQPAATSWYHPHPHGKTATQVYRGLAGMFIIDDRTTAALPATYGIDDVPLILQDKSLAEDGSPTGDPLKGTFGILGDHILVNGTYAPFVNVRTERVRFRVLNGSNARMYHLTFADGRAFHVVGNDAGLLPAPVQVDQVSLTPGERVEVVVTFVAGEQVFLRTVSGSDDIDEGDFDLLKIVAAPRLAASPRLPARLATPTPIVVPRNAKVRRFRLNGHDAINGKEMDLSRIDEVVPAGATEIWEIENTVYAHNFHIHEVAFQVLAVDGEKPPAYASGHKDTVYVPPKSTVRLAVQFGRFTDPATPYMYHCHILRHEDSGMMGQFVVVEPGTENQVPRTITAHHM